ATGTTGCAACAGTGCAGCCAATTTCGTAGACAATAATAAGCAATGCGATCTGCAGGGTCAGAAGTATCGCACGTCCTAGCCGTACCTTTGTGCGACGTTTTAAACGTTTGCGCTTGCGTGTTTTACTCGTTTCACGTTCGTTATCGGATTTATGTGTGTCGCATGCGTTCTCACCTGGGACGGCTTTATTCAATGTAGAGTCGCTCGAGACGGTTTCGCTTGAGGTCGATTCACTTGAGATGGAGTCACGTAGAAGAGTTTTGCCCGAGGCTGATTCGTCCGATACAGAGCTGCTTACGGTAGCCTCACCTGCGATAAGTCCAGTGGCAGCAGAGTCGCACAAGACAGCTTCGCCTGTCGTACCCTTGGAGGTACGAGCTTCTTTTAGCATGTTTTGATCATTCTCCCAGAGTCAATAGTGCTGTGCCGCCTCAGCAACAAAACGTCATTGCACAGCAAGTGTTGAACAGCATATAGGGTACGGCTAAGTAAGAACAGATGGGTTAAGTACACATAACCGGTGCGCCTCGTCCTCAAAACATCCACGTCAGCACTAATGCAAACGAGCACTTACGGGTTGTGTCTGATGGGGAATGCCGTGCGCGAAGGCGGTGGCGATTCTCTTGTGCTGGCTTAAGACCATACCGCCCCCATAGCTAGGCGATTGTGTGCGCAATATAGTTAGCTGGTCGTGTGCACGAATGGTAGCATCGCGTTGTGACAAGTTTTACGCGTCGGTTGCGTCGAGACCATGAAGCGTTTTATACAGCAGTTTGCGCAGTACATCTCGCTCTTCGGCAGTCAGCGGCATGCAACCCGACTGAGCCATCAACCCTGGGATATCGGCCGCTTTGTGCTCGAGTGCACGGCCCTTTGGAGTAAGCGACACGATTACGTTACGCTCGTCTTTTTCGTCTCGCACGCGCTTGACAAGACCTTTTGCTTCGAGCTTCTTGCATAGGGGTGTCAAGGTACCACTGTCAAGGTAAAGGCGTCCTCCAAGTTCTTTAATAGAGGCACTGTCTTCTTCCCACAACACCATAAGCGCGATGTACTGCGTGTAGGTAAGATCAAGCTTATCGAGGAAGGGCTTGTAATGCCGCACGATATCGCGGGCAGCGGCGTACAGTGGGAAACAAACCTGGTTGTCGAGTTTTAATTGTTCGTAAGGCATGCGAATCAACCCCATCGAATAAGTACATAGCAGCTAGAAACGGTAGCTGGAAATAGTGGCTGGCTATAAACGACCATAAATCTTATTGCAGACTATTATAACGTGCTCAATCAAATAGTGCTGCAAATAACTGACCTCTGAGGCTCGAAATGTGAGTGCGGGTTTTAAGAGAGAAAGAAAATAACCCCGCCTGGTTTGCTGCATGAACGCTCGCGTGTGCGGGGTACTGTCGTTAATATTTATACATGATCCGAGCTATTTATGACATTTTGCTTCTGAAAATCCATCATGATGGGTCTTTCTGATCTTATGGCCTTGAATCTTTTTAGCTAAAGATAGATTAATGCTTCGCTGTCTATACAGTAAAAGTTCGTTTCATGATGGGCTTGTCGAACGAGACAAAGGGAATCCCTGAAACAGTATTGCGTGCCACCATAAGGCAGTCGACGTAATCAAGTGGGGACGATCCAAATAAGCGGGAAGCATAGCGCACCACTGCCTCTTCAGGAACATTTACTTCATCGAGCAGTGCAATAAGTGAAGCGGCGATAACCGTGCGTGGCACGCGGTGCACATCGCGTAAACATACTGCCACACGTGCGATAATTTCCGGATAGGTACAAGCAATTCCTGTCTCTATAATCTTACGTGCTTGGCGTGCCTGCGCCTTGTTGTCGTTAAGTAGGTACCGCAGAATAACGGTTTCATCGATGATCGTATTGATTTTTTTACTTGGCATAGAGCTTATCGACCTTTCTTTTGATGCTCTGCTGCTAGTTTCGATATGCACGATCGCCGTCAGGGTTAGTGGCTTGGCTGTTTCCAATAAGAAAATCGGGGGATTTTGTAAGCGCCTTCAACCATGCCGACCGCTCTTCTCCTCGGTGCCCGCCGCTTGCGTATTCAGCGAGCATACCAGCAGCCTTTCCACGTGTCTTTTTAGCAGGCAAGCATACTTCAAAAGGAATGCGTTGATGAATGAGGCATTGACGAATAAAAAGGCGAACTGCTTCAGAAGTAGAAGTTCCCATGGTGGTGAATAATTCATCAGCTTCTAGCTTGTCATGTTCACTGATACGGACCTGAATAATGCTATCTTTGGACATAAATTGCTCCTCATTAGTGGATTCAACAAATACTTTCAGTTAATTTGTATTACATTTGTACTACAATATGAAAAATAGTAAAAGACTAATCCGCGAAGTACTCACCGTTATTTTTAGCTAGATTAATAAAAAACCTAAAAGAGGATACTTCCCTTTGCGGATGAGATATGGGATAACGCTAGGAAGACCTTATGAGTATTGCTGCGGTTCTGCGCGGAATGTGGTCGATTCTTTAAGATGAGTCGTATTCCGTGCAGAACCGCAGAGTATGAAGGAAATGCGTATCCTTAATAAGTGCTCAAATGAACGAGAGTTAATGAGCGAAGAGGGGAGTGCAAAGAGGTCTAGTAATTGGTATGTGCGGTTGACGAGGCGCATATCTGATTTACTGCCGGGGAGGAGGAGGCAACAGATCCTACGGCAGATGGAGAGCAGCGTTTGAAGAGGCGCTGGAAGACGAGGGACCGAGAAGCTGTTGGAGGAGGTGTTTCCGATGGAAACAGAAATGGCTGAAGGCGTTTGTGTCGTAGCTGATCCTGATGTATGCATTGGATGTCGTACATGTATGGCGGCTTGTTTGGCGAAGCATGACGTAATTGATGATGTTGCAGTTGCTCGCCTCAATCTAGTATCGACCCTTATGATTTCAGCGCCTGTCGCATGTCGGCATTGCGTTGATGCGCCCTGTGCAGCGGTTTGTCCGACCGAGGCGCTGTATCGCGAAGAGGGTGGACGAGTGGCCATTCGGGAAGAAAATTGCATCGGTTGTCGTAATTGCGTTATGGCATGTCCATATGGTGCAGTTTCAGTTGTGATGCGCGATGTCACCACAAAACTTGGTGATCTAGTTATCGAGCGCCACGAGAAACCTACTGTAGTGAAATGCGATCTTTGCGCAGACCGTCTTGGTGGTCCGGCATGTATCGAAGCGTGTCCGACAAAGGGATTGGTTTTAATCGATAAGGTAAAACTTCAGAATTACTCGCAGAATGAAAACCGCGCGACCTCTCAATCGAGCGTCGCTTAATCAGTCGGTCATACGGCGGGGTGCAGACTTAAAAACACACCGTCTGATGAATAAGGAAGATAAATATCGGGTAACGAGGAAAGAGGAGGAAAGCATGGAGCGACATATGGCTGTCTGTCCGTACTGCGGTGCGGGCTGCAAGCTGGATCTTCTCGTTGATGACAATGGTAAAGTTGTCGGTGCTGAGGGCCTTGATGGTGTTACAAACCAGGGAGAATTATGCCTCAAGGGCCTGCACGGCTACGATTTCATCAACGATACAAAGATCCTGACGCCGCGTATCTATCACCCCATGATTCGCCGTACAAAGGGAGCACCCCTCGAGCGTGTCAGCTGGGATGAGGCACTTGATTTTACAGCGAAGAAGCTTACTGAAATCAAAGAAAAGTATGGTCCCGATTCGATCATGTTGACAGGATCATCGCGTGGACCAGGCAACGAAGCAAACTTCGTTATGCAGAAGTTTACTCGTGCTTGCATTGGAACAAACAATATCGATAACTGCGCTCGAACTTGACACGGTCCTACAGTCATCGGTCTGATGGACACAGTTGGCTCAGGTTGCATGAGCGTTAGCATTCCGGGCATGGAAGATGCCGAATGCATTATGTTATTTGGTTACAATCCAAGTGCTTCGCACCCCATCGTGTCACGCCGCATTGTGCGTGCCAAAGAAAAGGGTGCCAAGATCATTGTCGTCGATCCGCGCGTTATTGAAACAGCACGTATCGCTGACATCCATCTGCAGATTAATAATGGCTGCAATATTGCCTTCCTCAATGCATTTGCTAATGCTATTGTTACGGAAAATCTGCATGACAAACAATTCATCGAAGAGCATACGAATGGCTTCGATGAGTGGTGGGAAACCATCAAAAACTACACTCCCGAATCAGTTGAACACATCACGGGTGTTGACCCTGAACTGATGCGTCGTGCGGCACGTATGTATGCAACTGCCAAGACTTCCATTCTTGGGTGGGGCATGGGCGTTGCTCAGCAGAAGCAAAACGTTCCTACAGTTCATACGCTGGCTGCAATCGCTTGTATCTCGCATCAAATTGGCAAGCCGAATGCTGGCTTAGCTCCGGTGCGTGGTCAGAACAACGTGCAGGGTTCCTGCGATATGGGTATGTTGCCTAACTTGTATCCCGGTTATCAAAAGGCTACCGATATCAAGGTTCGCGAAAAGTTTGCTAAGGCTTGGAATGTTCCGCTTGAACGTTTGTCCGATCACGATGGTTACAAGCTAACCGACGTGGGCCACAATGTGGATGAGGGTAAGGTTCATGCGTTCTACAACTTCGGTGAGGACCCCTTGCAGACTGAACCCGATGCGATTGATCTGAAGCGTCAGCTTCAAGACCTCGATCTGTTTATTTGCCAGGACATCTTCATGACGCAGACCACCATGCTGGCTGACGTTATCTTCCCGGGTACTAGCTGGGGCGAACATGATGGCGTCTTTACTGCTTCTGACCGTACCTTCCAGCGCTTTACTGCGGCGGTACCTCCAAAGGGAGAATGTCGTCACGACTGGCAAATCTTCCAGGATCTTTCCACGCGTATGGGCTATCCCATGCACTACAACGACACGAAGGAAATCTGGGACGAAGTCCGCGAGCTCTGTCCGACCTTCTACGGGGCAACATATGAAAAGATGGCGGGTGTGGGTCATGCTCAGTGGCCTATTCGCAACATCGAAGACGAAGGCACGCGCGATATGTTCCTTGGTGGTCAGTTCACAACGCCTGATCACAAGGCTGTCTTAATGGCTCACGATTGGGAGCCACCAACCGAGCTGCCTGACGATGAGTATCCACTCATTCTGTGCACCGTTCGCGAAGTGGGTCACTATTCTTGTCGTTCTATGACTGGCAACTGCCGCACGCTTGCAGTGCTTGCTGACGAGCCTGGTGAGATTCACATTCATCCTGATGATGCGGCAGCCCGCGGTATCAATGATGGTGAACTCGTTCGTGCGCATTCGCGCCGTGGCGAAGCAATGACTCGCGCCGTGGTTGATCCTCGTATCAACAAAGGTACCGTTTACATGACCTACCAGTGGTGGATTGGCAAGTGCAACAACTTAACGTTACATGCAGTCGACCCTCGTTCTCATACACCTGAAGATAAATTTAGTGCGTGCCAGGTCGATGCGATAGAAGACCAGGTTTGGGCAGAACAGCGCTTACAGGAAATGTATGACCAGCTGAAGGAAGACCTTGTAGAGACGGCCTCTGCGCAGGATATGGAACCTGGCCAAGAGGCGAAACTTTCTCGTCAGACGGCTAACGCCATAGTCTAGGGGAAATTTCATCCACACCCGGGGCAATAGCTTCGGGTGTGGATGCACTTCGTGAGGAGCGGAAGTGAATCGTTTTATTGCAATAAACCCTGATAAGTGCATTGGCTGTGGCACTTGTCGCGCGGCGTGCAGTGACGGCCATCGAGAGGTGGGGCTGCAGGAGGAACCGCGCTTATCCGTGGTGATGACCAGGGATATTTCAGCAGCTATAACCTGTCATCATTGTGCTGGCGCACCTTGCTTGGCTGTATGTCCAGTGAATGCAATCACGCGTGAGAATGGATCTATCCAAGTAAACGAGCAAACTTGCATTGGCTGCAAGCTGTGCGGCATCGTATGCCCCTTTGGTGCGATTCATCCTTCAGGAACAGGCATCCAGGGTGTTGCGGGCATGGCAATGGGAACGCCGACGTATTCGAGAACACTTGATCCACTATTGCGGTGGGAAATCGGTGTGTACACCTGTGCGGTCAAATGTGATCTGTGCTCATACGATCCAGAGCATGGTCCGCATTGTGTGCCTGCTTGTCCAACAAACGCTCTGGAATACGTTACAGAAGGTACTGCTGATGAATCAGTGCGTACCAAGCGCATTCAGACAGCTACCGATCAAGAAGTTATAAACGCTGAGATCAAAGCAGCGCGGAAGGAGGTTCAACGATGAGTGCAACTACCTTGTTTCTTACCTCAGTAGTGTTTTCCTGCGTAGGTGCCTTAGCTTCCATTCTTGCTATGCGCAACCAACAAGCATCAAAGGTAATTGGCTGTGTGTTCGGCATGGTTTCTGCTTTGTTCGGTATTGCTGCTGGTTGTCAGGCTATTGTTGGGACAGCTGAATGGTCGAGCGTTGTTACTCCCTTTTCGTTTGCGAACTTCAGCTTGCTGCTGAACCCACTATCGGGGTTGCTTATG
This genomic interval from Cryptobacterium curtum DSM 15641 contains the following:
- a CDS encoding MarR family winged helix-turn-helix transcriptional regulator encodes the protein MPYEQLKLDNQVCFPLYAAARDIVRHYKPFLDKLDLTYTQYIALMVLWEEDSASIKELGGRLYLDSGTLTPLCKKLEAKGLVKRVRDEKDERNVIVSLTPKGRALEHKAADIPGLMAQSGCMPLTAEERDVLRKLLYKTLHGLDATDA
- a CDS encoding 4Fe-4S dicluster domain-containing protein, encoding METEMAEGVCVVADPDVCIGCRTCMAACLAKHDVIDDVAVARLNLVSTLMISAPVACRHCVDAPCAAVCPTEALYREEGGRVAIREENCIGCRNCVMACPYGAVSVVMRDVTTKLGDLVIERHEKPTVVKCDLCADRLGGPACIEACPTKGLVLIDKVKLQNYSQNENRATSQSSVA
- a CDS encoding formate dehydrogenase H subunit alpha, selenocysteine-containing, with amino-acid sequence MERHMAVCPYCGAGCKLDLLVDDNGKVVGAEGLDGVTNQGELCLKGLHGYDFINDTKILTPRIYHPMIRRTKGAPLERVSWDEALDFTAKKLTEIKEKYGPDSIMLTGSSRGPGNEANFVMQKFTRACIGTNNIDNCARTUHGPTVIGLMDTVGSGCMSVSIPGMEDAECIMLFGYNPSASHPIVSRRIVRAKEKGAKIIVVDPRVIETARIADIHLQINNGCNIAFLNAFANAIVTENLHDKQFIEEHTNGFDEWWETIKNYTPESVEHITGVDPELMRRAARMYATAKTSILGWGMGVAQQKQNVPTVHTLAAIACISHQIGKPNAGLAPVRGQNNVQGSCDMGMLPNLYPGYQKATDIKVREKFAKAWNVPLERLSDHDGYKLTDVGHNVDEGKVHAFYNFGEDPLQTEPDAIDLKRQLQDLDLFICQDIFMTQTTMLADVIFPGTSWGEHDGVFTASDRTFQRFTAAVPPKGECRHDWQIFQDLSTRMGYPMHYNDTKEIWDEVRELCPTFYGATYEKMAGVGHAQWPIRNIEDEGTRDMFLGGQFTTPDHKAVLMAHDWEPPTELPDDEYPLILCTVREVGHYSCRSMTGNCRTLAVLADEPGEIHIHPDDAAARGINDGELVRAHSRRGEAMTRAVVDPRINKGTVYMTYQWWIGKCNNLTLHAVDPRSHTPEDKFSACQVDAIEDQVWAEQRLQEMYDQLKEDLVETASAQDMEPGQEAKLSRQTANAIV
- a CDS encoding type II toxin-antitoxin system RelB/DinJ family antitoxin, which encodes MSKDSIIQVRISEHDKLEADELFTTMGTSTSEAVRLFIRQCLIHQRIPFEVCLPAKKTRGKAAGMLAEYASGGHRGEERSAWLKALTKSPDFLIGNSQATNPDGDRAYRN
- a CDS encoding CidA/LrgA family protein codes for the protein MLKEARTSKGTTGEAVLCDSAATGLIAGEATVSSSVSDESASGKTLLRDSISSESTSSETVSSDSTLNKAVPGENACDTHKSDNERETSKTRKRKRLKRRTKVRLGRAILLTLQIALLIIVYEIGCTVATFLPIDLPGNIVGMGLLLILLATGILKHKHVGRACDYLIDNMSIFFIPAGVGIMGCFTLLAGNGLKFAFVCITTTVIVFLATSWTVIAAQRLVESYAHKKTIRTQSDKTKQSCSHRLTH
- a CDS encoding PIN domain-containing protein gives rise to the protein MPSKKINTIIDETVILRYLLNDNKAQARQARKIIETGIACTYPEIIARVAVCLRDVHRVPRTVIAASLIALLDEVNVPEEAVVRYASRLFGSSPLDYVDCLMVARNTVSGIPFVSFDKPIMKRTFTV
- a CDS encoding 4Fe-4S dicluster domain-containing protein; protein product: MNRFIAINPDKCIGCGTCRAACSDGHREVGLQEEPRLSVVMTRDISAAITCHHCAGAPCLAVCPVNAITRENGSIQVNEQTCIGCKLCGIVCPFGAIHPSGTGIQGVAGMAMGTPTYSRTLDPLLRWEIGVYTCAVKCDLCSYDPEHGPHCVPACPTNALEYVTEGTADESVRTKRIQTATDQEVINAEIKAARKEVQR